From Desulfonatronum thioautotrophicum, a single genomic window includes:
- a CDS encoding response regulator — protein sequence MSTSSLHDKLSVLIVDDEQDIREMLEILLQEFGFATILAADGFKAVEIFQSSRPSIVLTDIKMPGKDGIAVLKEIKSLGPEAEVIMISGHGDMQLAIQSLKHDAADFITKPIDEELLEIALKKVSERIRLRRQVREHTENLEALVREKSAALVEMERKLAATQIMEGMGQALTILASDPAAGDYFPEMPFYVAIHDAASNVVTANQAYHRRFGDRAGQSSCGAYERCGEPGWKSPVREAAESQASIHRHETMIAADQTRLPVIAHVSPVIGAAGELELLLEIAVDVSEMRRLQEELSRTQRKFERFFNTVPCAISVQDRDLCVVEANATFRRDFGNPEGRPCHQLYKHRDVPCDDCPVQASFVDNAPHQYETMVTTLAGEQRNILVWTAPLTEADGTVSHVLEVSTDITQIRQLQDHLASLGIMLGSMSHGVKGLLMAIDGGAYRVDKGLEKGDLQRIGAGWKTVRHRLDHMRRTIMDILYYSKSREPNLAPHLLHSVAEYLAETVATKADKAGIVFHTDFSQADGQILIDDIAFSSAMVNILENAVDACLFNRGAKEHRIDFHVAESDGQAVFTIQDNGIGMDQETKDNMFTLFFSSKGALGTGIGMFVANEIISRHGGSIIVDSAPGQGTIFRITMPISPSAAQSP from the coding sequence ATGAGCACCTCCTCGCTACACGACAAGTTGTCCGTCCTGATCGTGGACGACGAGCAGGACATTCGTGAAATGCTGGAAATCCTGCTCCAGGAATTCGGATTCGCGACCATTCTCGCCGCCGACGGTTTCAAGGCTGTCGAGATTTTCCAAAGCAGCCGCCCGTCCATTGTGCTCACGGACATCAAAATGCCGGGCAAAGACGGTATCGCCGTGCTCAAGGAAATCAAGTCCCTCGGCCCGGAGGCCGAGGTGATCATGATCTCCGGCCACGGAGACATGCAATTAGCCATCCAGAGCCTCAAGCACGACGCCGCGGACTTCATCACCAAGCCCATCGACGAAGAACTGCTGGAAATCGCCCTGAAAAAGGTTTCCGAACGTATCCGGCTGCGTCGCCAGGTCCGAGAGCACACGGAAAACCTGGAAGCCCTGGTTCGTGAAAAATCCGCTGCCCTGGTGGAAATGGAGCGGAAGCTGGCCGCAACGCAGATCATGGAAGGCATGGGGCAAGCCCTGACCATCCTGGCCAGTGACCCCGCAGCTGGAGACTATTTCCCCGAGATGCCCTTCTATGTGGCCATCCATGACGCGGCAAGCAACGTGGTCACGGCCAACCAGGCGTATCACAGACGTTTTGGAGATCGAGCCGGACAATCCAGTTGTGGAGCGTACGAACGATGCGGCGAGCCCGGCTGGAAAAGTCCGGTACGCGAAGCCGCCGAATCGCAAGCCAGCATCCACCGCCACGAAACCATGATTGCCGCGGACCAGACCAGGCTGCCAGTGATCGCCCACGTCTCACCGGTCATCGGAGCGGCAGGAGAATTGGAACTGCTCCTGGAAATCGCCGTGGACGTCTCGGAGATGCGCCGCCTCCAGGAAGAATTGTCCCGCACCCAGCGCAAATTTGAGCGCTTCTTCAATACTGTACCCTGCGCCATCAGCGTACAGGACCGTGATCTGTGCGTCGTGGAGGCCAATGCCACTTTCCGCCGGGACTTCGGCAATCCGGAAGGACGTCCCTGCCACCAACTTTACAAGCACCGAGACGTTCCCTGCGACGATTGTCCGGTCCAGGCCAGCTTCGTGGACAATGCTCCACACCAATACGAAACCATGGTCACCACCCTGGCCGGCGAACAGCGCAACATCCTGGTCTGGACAGCGCCCCTGACCGAGGCCGACGGCACGGTAAGCCATGTTCTGGAAGTTTCCACGGACATCACCCAGATCCGCCAACTCCAGGATCATCTGGCCTCTCTGGGCATCATGCTCGGGTCCATGTCCCACGGAGTCAAGGGATTGCTCATGGCCATCGACGGCGGGGCCTACCGCGTGGACAAGGGCCTGGAAAAAGGCGACTTGCAACGGATCGGTGCGGGCTGGAAGACCGTTCGACACCGTTTGGACCATATGCGCCGAACCATCATGGACATCCTGTATTATTCCAAGTCCCGGGAGCCGAATCTTGCCCCGCACCTTCTTCACAGTGTGGCCGAATACCTGGCCGAAACCGTCGCAACCAAGGCGGACAAGGCGGGAATTGTCTTCCATACGGACTTTTCGCAGGCGGACGGCCAAATCCTGATCGACGACATCGCGTTTTCCTCAGCCATGGTCAATATCCTGGAGAACGCCGTGGACGCCTGCCTGTTCAATCGCGGCGCGAAGGAGCATCGGATCGACTTTCATGTCGCTGAAAGCGATGGTCAGGCCGTGTTCACCATCCAGGACAACGGCATCGGCATGGACCAGGAAACCAAGGACAATATGTTCACCCTGTTTTTTTCCTCCAAGGGCGCCCTGGGTACGGGCATCGGGATGTTCGTCGCCAACGAGATCATCTCCCGACACGGCGGCAGCATCATTGTGGACTCGGCTCCGGGGCAAGGCACGATCTTCCGGATTACAATGCCAATAAGTCCTTCAGCTGCCCAGTCTCCATAG
- a CDS encoding response regulator has product MAKKILIVDDDPDILDYLSELFQDNGYQTATAANGVEGLDKVRAEKPDLITLDMDMPEKGGTNFYAGLRKDQAIRDIPVIVVSGVGPRPPVLTRDVPTISKPIDNTKLLQLVADMVR; this is encoded by the coding sequence GTGGCCAAGAAAATTCTGATTGTCGACGACGACCCGGATATTCTGGATTACTTGAGTGAGCTTTTCCAGGACAACGGTTACCAGACCGCCACCGCCGCGAACGGCGTTGAAGGCCTGGACAAGGTTCGCGCCGAAAAACCGGACCTGATCACCCTGGACATGGATATGCCGGAAAAGGGCGGAACCAATTTCTACGCCGGACTGCGCAAAGACCAGGCCATCCGAGACATCCCGGTGATCGTGGTCAGTGGTGTTGGTCCACGTCCGCCGGTGCTGACCAGGGACGTTCCGACCATCTCCAAGCCCATCGACAACACGAAACTTCTGCAACTTGTCGCGGACATGGTCCGTTAG
- a CDS encoding DUF1641 domain-containing protein yields MSKEDLILKRLDEIEAKVALVHERAVAAQNLRRELQPVMNDAFKLMLHELGDVETGFQLEDMFDLLKTTMRNVKNITYTVKQMENIIDLWHTSEPLLKSTVPKAIAYLDDLEQQGVFRTYQAMLGLRAKVAQEYGSEQIEEMGDAFVFLIGMLSKLSDPKVRHMIEKASDAFTELDLTDVQPTGIFGMMKAMSSPEAKQGLGVMVEMTKTLGKLK; encoded by the coding sequence ATGTCCAAAGAAGACCTCATCCTCAAACGCCTCGATGAGATCGAGGCCAAGGTCGCGCTGGTGCACGAACGCGCCGTGGCCGCGCAAAATCTTCGGCGAGAACTCCAGCCGGTCATGAACGATGCCTTCAAGCTGATGCTCCATGAGCTGGGCGACGTGGAGACCGGATTTCAATTGGAAGACATGTTCGACTTGCTCAAGACCACCATGCGCAACGTGAAGAACATCACCTACACCGTCAAACAGATGGAAAACATCATCGACCTCTGGCACACCTCCGAGCCCTTGCTCAAATCCACGGTCCCCAAGGCCATTGCCTACCTGGACGACCTGGAACAGCAAGGGGTTTTCCGGACCTACCAGGCCATGCTTGGCTTGCGCGCCAAGGTAGCCCAAGAGTACGGCTCTGAACAGATCGAGGAAATGGGCGACGCCTTCGTGTTCCTGATCGGCATGCTCAGCAAGCTTTCCGACCCGAAAGTCCGGCACATGATCGAAAAAGCATCCGATGCGTTCACGGAGTTGGATTTGACCGATGTCCAGCCAACCGGCATTTTCGGGATGATGAAGGCCATGTCCAGCCCGGAAGCCAAACAGGGACTGGGCGTGATGGTTGAGATGACCAAGACGCTTGGCAAGCTGAAATAG
- the sqr gene encoding type III sulfide quinone reductase, selenoprotein subtype has protein sequence MKKLLILGSGSGGTMVATKMREKLPEKEWEITVIDRDWEHHYQAGWLFVPFGVYTLEDCIKPKADFIPKGVKLVMDSIESIDPAKKTVKCKNGSYTYDWVVVATGCRIAPEEVEGMMDDWGGNIQNFYTPNGAVELFKKWKNMKEGRIVHHIAEMPIKCPVAPLEFVYLADWFFTINGVRQNIEIELVTPLTGAFTKPVAAKVLGKVCEDKNIKVTPNFVIDNVNVGKKTLESVSGEEVPYDLLVSIPPNFGQEVIIDSGLGDAMGYVDTDKHTLKAKNFENMYVIGDATNVPTSKAGSVAHYESDIVVDNLIREIEGEEPRPDYDGHSTCFIVSGYEQAYLIDFNYEVEPLPGKYPFPGIGPFSLLGESHMNYWGKMMFKWVYFDMMLKGSELPLEPQMFMAGKMRHLAKA, from the coding sequence ATGAAAAAATTGCTCATTCTTGGTTCCGGCTCCGGTGGAACCATGGTTGCCACGAAAATGCGCGAAAAACTTCCGGAAAAGGAGTGGGAAATCACGGTCATCGACCGTGACTGGGAGCACCACTATCAGGCCGGATGGCTCTTCGTGCCTTTTGGCGTCTACACTCTGGAAGACTGCATCAAGCCCAAGGCGGACTTCATCCCAAAGGGCGTCAAGCTGGTCATGGACTCTATTGAATCCATCGATCCAGCCAAGAAGACCGTGAAATGCAAGAACGGCTCCTACACCTACGATTGGGTGGTGGTGGCCACGGGATGCCGCATCGCCCCAGAGGAAGTCGAGGGCATGATGGACGATTGGGGGGGCAACATCCAGAACTTTTACACCCCGAACGGCGCAGTGGAATTGTTCAAGAAATGGAAGAATATGAAGGAAGGACGCATCGTCCATCACATCGCCGAAATGCCCATCAAGTGTCCGGTGGCTCCTTTGGAATTTGTGTATCTCGCTGACTGGTTTTTCACCATCAACGGCGTACGCCAGAACATTGAAATCGAACTGGTCACCCCGCTCACCGGCGCCTTCACCAAGCCCGTGGCCGCGAAAGTCCTGGGCAAGGTCTGCGAGGACAAGAACATCAAGGTCACCCCGAACTTCGTCATCGACAATGTTAACGTGGGCAAGAAAACTCTGGAGTCCGTCTCCGGAGAAGAAGTGCCTTATGATTTGCTGGTGTCCATTCCCCCGAACTTCGGCCAGGAAGTGATCATCGATTCCGGCCTGGGCGATGCCATGGGTTATGTGGATACGGACAAGCACACCCTGAAGGCCAAGAACTTTGAGAACATGTACGTCATCGGCGACGCCACTAACGTACCCACCTCCAAGGCCGGCAGCGTGGCCCACTATGAATCCGACATCGTGGTGGACAACCTGATCCGCGAAATTGAAGGCGAAGAGCCCCGGCCGGATTACGACGGTCACTCCACCTGCTTCATCGTTTCCGGCTATGAGCAGGCCTACCTGATCGACTTCAACTATGAGGTGGAACCGCTGCCCGGAAAGTACCCCTTTCCCGGCATCGGCCCGTTTTCCCTGCTCGGCGAGTCCCACATGAACTACTGGGGCAAGATGATGTTCAAGTGGGTCTATTTCGACATGATGCTCAAGGGCAGCGAACTGCCTCTGGAACCGCAGATGTTCATGGCCGGAAAAATGCGTCATTTGGCCAAAGCCTAA
- a CDS encoding RrF2 family transcriptional regulator has protein sequence MQLSQRTRHGTRLLIKLAQAHLSPRGPIHSAQLSSSIGISIKYLEKIIKPLRQAGLIKGLRGPGGGYFLGRSPEDITLGEIVQAFDGGSRLSCCPDPTTCEPSDFCGCPAIWDDLANTLQGKLDSITLGRMMRQGSIFDAPPSLCKTTMDPCRHETAQAA, from the coding sequence ATGCAACTCTCCCAACGAACACGCCACGGCACTCGTTTACTGATAAAATTGGCTCAGGCTCACTTATCCCCAAGGGGACCTATCCACTCAGCCCAACTCTCCAGCAGCATCGGGATTTCCATCAAATATCTGGAAAAAATAATCAAACCACTTCGCCAAGCTGGTCTGATCAAGGGCTTGCGCGGTCCGGGCGGAGGGTACTTTCTTGGTCGTTCCCCTGAGGACATCACCCTGGGAGAAATCGTTCAGGCCTTTGATGGTGGGTCGCGGTTGTCCTGCTGCCCTGACCCAACGACCTGCGAGCCTTCTGATTTTTGCGGCTGCCCCGCCATTTGGGACGACCTTGCCAATACGCTTCAGGGCAAGCTTGATTCCATCACCCTGGGCAGAATGATGCGTCAGGGCTCGATTTTCGACGCCCCACCTTCGCTTTGCAAAACCACAATGGATCCCTGCCGGCATGAAACTGCCCAAGCTGCCTGA